One genomic region from Ignavibacteriales bacterium encodes:
- the ugpC gene encoding sn-glycerol-3-phosphate ABC transporter ATP-binding protein UgpC — MAEVILKNVCKVYDGDNKVVIDANFKVEDKEFVVLVGPSGCGKTTTLRMVAGLEEITSGEIYIDGKLVNNLPPKDRDIAMVFQNYALYPHMTVYENMAFGLKLKKVDKKEIDIRVKDAAKILSLEDYLNRKPKALSGGQRQRVAVGRAIVRKPKVFLFDEPLSNLDAKLRVQMRTEISKLHKQLGATMIYVTHDQTEAMTMGDRIVIMKDGNINQVDTPMNLYNKPVNKFVAGFIGSPAMNFIDVSVNSENKIVSKDGKLIFSLSVEQKNHLKDYLDKEIILGIRPEDIRLENDLKNSIELEVLIDVIEPMGNETFVYFEIEKNPFIARVKPIEVLKVNERIKLYIDTQSIYLFNKTLGINILQTA; from the coding sequence ATGGCCGAAGTAATATTAAAAAATGTATGTAAAGTTTATGATGGAGACAATAAAGTAGTAATAGATGCAAACTTTAAAGTAGAAGATAAAGAGTTTGTAGTTCTGGTTGGACCATCTGGATGCGGAAAAACAACTACATTAAGAATGGTGGCAGGACTTGAAGAAATTACCAGTGGAGAAATATATATTGATGGGAAGCTAGTAAATAATCTTCCACCAAAAGATCGAGACATTGCAATGGTATTTCAGAATTATGCACTTTATCCGCATATGACAGTTTATGAAAATATGGCTTTTGGATTAAAGCTAAAGAAAGTTGATAAGAAAGAAATAGATATCCGCGTAAAAGATGCAGCAAAGATTTTGAGTCTTGAAGATTATCTGAATAGAAAACCAAAAGCACTCTCCGGAGGGCAAAGGCAACGCGTTGCTGTAGGAAGAGCAATCGTTCGTAAACCAAAGGTATTTTTGTTTGATGAACCGCTTAGTAATCTTGATGCAAAACTTCGGGTTCAAATGCGAACAGAAATATCAAAACTCCACAAACAGCTGGGCGCAACGATGATATATGTAACTCACGATCAAACGGAAGCTATGACGATGGGGGATAGGATTGTGATTATGAAAGATGGAAATATAAATCAAGTTGATACTCCAATGAACTTGTATAATAAACCGGTTAATAAATTTGTTGCAGGATTTATTGGAAGTCCCGCAATGAATTTTATTGATGTGAGTGTTAATAGTGAAAATAAAATCGTCAGTAAGGATGGAAAACTTATATTTAGTTTATCTGTCGAACAAAAAAATCATTTAAAGGATTATTTAGATAAAGAAATTATACTTGGAATAAGACCCGAAGATATTCGACTAGAAAATGACTTAAAGAATTCGATTGAACTTGAAGTATTGATCGATGTGATTGAACCAATGGGCAATGAAACATTCGTTTATTTTGAGATTGAGAAAAATCCATTTATTGCCAGAGTAAAACCCATTGAGGTTTTGAAAGTTAACGAAAGAATAAAATTGTACATTGATACCCAGAGTATTTACTTATTTAATAAAACTTTAGGTATAAACATTTTGCAGACAGCTTAG
- a CDS encoding peptidylprolyl isomerase: MKSSIVFNIIFIGLVLPAMAIAQYNTEVLAEIGSDKLTVEEFQNRFDFMPHLNYSSSNIDSIKKEFLYSLVAEKLWALEADELDIDTIEAIKLSLRTLQKLFVKDELYKQEVESKINISSTEIAVGLSCVTRILNTLILTSPDSEKVWKLYDAFQKGASFDSVVAIRKMPEKSFEVKFGSFEDEAMEGILYSLKLNEISIPVRYKDNWFIFKLISDEQDLSIDPSKEHAKNIVIKKLRDRKSQKLGRTYLDKLFSGKSITADRKLFEILADNLLEILKNRTGKTEKDSVADVQLLETDVRKVLSLLNPLDSNAEFIKLDTYSVTIKDFLFYEIYQKFSFNSFNSNKFKQLLNRLVKKFIEDEIIAGEGFRLGIENLISVKNDLQIWRNYYLSEVLMNSYIDSITITDEDIKELDSKESDSSNSLEVNIREILTDNIEDAEIILNDLNDGKDFESLVDIYNQREWTKKSNGEWGFFNPKEAGEIGRIALGLNIGQVYGPIKVNEGYSIFKLIDKRNRNSSQKSIIDLDSLKFIRLKIALSKMENLINDKTVSLAKKYRINIDEQLLKKIETSEINTFTYRFIGFGGKIAAFPVTIPVYEWYKLYEQKKEIP; this comes from the coding sequence ATGAAGTCATCTATAGTTTTTAATATCATTTTTATCGGATTGGTTTTGCCTGCAATGGCTATTGCTCAATATAACACTGAAGTACTTGCAGAAATTGGCTCAGATAAACTAACTGTTGAGGAATTCCAAAATCGATTTGATTTTATGCCCCATTTGAATTATTCATCATCGAATATTGATTCTATTAAAAAAGAATTTCTTTATTCTTTAGTAGCAGAAAAACTGTGGGCACTTGAAGCTGATGAGTTGGATATTGATACAATTGAAGCGATAAAATTATCATTAAGAACATTGCAAAAACTTTTTGTTAAAGATGAACTTTATAAACAAGAGGTTGAATCAAAAATTAATATATCCAGCACGGAAATAGCAGTTGGATTGTCTTGCGTTACCCGAATATTAAATACTTTAATCCTAACATCACCGGATTCTGAAAAAGTCTGGAAACTTTACGACGCTTTTCAAAAAGGTGCGTCATTTGATTCAGTTGTGGCTATTAGGAAAATGCCAGAAAAATCATTTGAGGTTAAATTTGGATCATTTGAAGATGAAGCAATGGAAGGAATACTTTATTCTCTAAAACTTAATGAGATATCTATACCAGTTAGATACAAGGACAATTGGTTTATATTTAAACTTATAAGTGATGAGCAGGATCTTTCAATCGATCCTTCAAAAGAACATGCTAAGAATATTGTAATCAAAAAACTTAGAGATAGAAAGTCTCAAAAACTTGGACGAACTTACCTAGACAAACTATTTAGTGGTAAAAGTATTACCGCAGACCGTAAGTTATTTGAAATATTAGCTGACAATCTTTTAGAAATTTTAAAAAATAGGACAGGTAAAACTGAAAAGGATTCCGTTGCTGATGTTCAACTGCTTGAAACCGATGTTAGAAAAGTATTGTCTTTGCTTAATCCATTAGACTCGAATGCGGAATTTATAAAATTGGATACATACTCCGTTACAATTAAGGATTTTCTTTTTTACGAGATTTATCAGAAATTCTCTTTTAATTCATTCAATTCTAATAAGTTTAAACAATTATTAAACAGACTTGTTAAAAAGTTTATTGAAGATGAAATTATCGCAGGTGAAGGGTTTAGACTTGGCATAGAAAATCTAATTTCAGTGAAGAATGACTTACAAATCTGGAGAAATTATTATTTGTCAGAAGTATTAATGAACAGCTATATTGATTCGATTACAATTACCGATGAGGATATTAAAGAACTTGATTCTAAAGAAAGCGATTCATCAAATAGCTTGGAAGTGAATATTAGGGAAATCCTTACCGATAATATCGAAGATGCAGAAATAATTCTTAATGATTTAAATGATGGAAAAGATTTCGAATCTTTAGTAGATATTTATAACCAACGAGAATGGACAAAAAAAAGTAATGGTGAATGGGGATTTTTTAATCCAAAAGAAGCAGGAGAGATAGGGAGAATTGCACTAGGCCTAAATATTGGGCAGGTATATGGGCCAATTAAAGTTAATGAAGGATATTCAATATTTAAATTGATCGATAAGAGAAATCGAAACAGCAGCCAGAAATCCATCATAGATCTTGATAGTCTAAAATTTATTCGTTTGAAGATTGCACTGAGTAAAATGGAGAATCTTATAAATGATAAAACTGTTTCACTCGCTAAGAAGTATAGAATAAATATTGACGAACAATTATTGAAAAAGATTGAAACCTCAGAAATAAATACTTTTACGTATCGGTTTATTGGATTCGGAGGCAAGATTGCTGCGTTCCCAGTCACGATCCCGGTGTATGAATGGTATAAACTATACGAACAGAAAAAAGAAATTCCTTAA
- a CDS encoding T9SS type A sorting domain-containing protein, producing the protein MKTTTIILSCLLFLISEVLAQNTPTYSWRYYRPGNTGIQGDQATALWIDENGDPYIAANNGNWGEGGFAKFHQSENKWINYSNVDYPILGSFYGGEEQIDEIIRDYDNNLWMANNTGALKFNPQAGISSIEKFGPTNSGLLGSTVDMDLAPDSTIWFVSDGLVRFNPKNGGWTYWQGGNIRIAVQPKTNGSYLVWSANTYFGQVFTYNSATNQLTDYLPTAIGEIAGLPGKDCVDDAGNFWALRMTQNGDWETLEYQRPDGVWIYPSPPYANVSFYIEAFKAYGNGKAVMVLASGETWMFDGLTWNNFGTWRPGDFSLSIDVDNQGNVWVCGIGGAAKRDAATGNWQRYRITNTSQIDYFVEDFSLDSEGNVWLTGNAGTGIGGFQKFDGERWAGFNDFTYGLGHPFPYPADNTQAIYRRPSNGYVVFNPTFSGIHAWDGTNYFALEDSMSVSKGFVEDSQGRLWSLGEYFNVRYYDENIPDWIYVPLVGWGSKIKKDLTLDGTIWASTDFELLHTDGSSSFSYTIDDFTEAAGSFTGLALEGNGIVWIGAWMQSTSSGSTLIRLDANSGSYTIFQYDLGWPFPGEHVRPLAVTPDGRLWMQYDSEYPSNDNGLCWYDGVNVGMFPSPPGNEPQYGGLPSSTIKDLKVREIPGGYELWMSCLGRGMAVLTVTGTVVPVELVSFAANNNGNTVNLNWSTATETNNSGFEIERSLISNEVRNTNWKKVGFVNGNGTTTETQSYTFMDENLASGKYLYRLKQLDFNGTFEYSNEVEVVVNIPDKFELSQNYPNPFNPTTKIQFNIPTAGNVKLIVYNLLGQNIKTLVSEFKESGTHSVNFDAPELTSGVYIYKLESGGFTQTRKMILLK; encoded by the coding sequence TTGAAAACAACGACTATCATACTTAGTTGTCTTCTATTTTTAATCTCCGAAGTTCTGGCTCAGAATACGCCAACTTATTCCTGGCGTTATTATCGTCCCGGTAATACTGGTATTCAGGGAGATCAGGCAACTGCCCTTTGGATTGATGAAAATGGAGATCCATATATCGCTGCTAATAACGGTAATTGGGGCGAGGGAGGATTTGCAAAGTTTCATCAGTCTGAAAATAAATGGATTAACTACTCAAACGTTGACTATCCAATATTAGGATCATTTTATGGTGGCGAAGAGCAGATAGATGAAATAATCAGAGATTATGATAATAATCTTTGGATGGCAAACAATACCGGCGCATTAAAATTTAATCCCCAGGCAGGTATTTCATCGATTGAAAAATTTGGACCTACAAATTCGGGATTATTGGGTTCGACTGTAGATATGGATTTAGCCCCCGATAGTACAATATGGTTTGTAAGCGATGGTCTTGTTCGGTTTAATCCTAAGAACGGAGGATGGACTTATTGGCAAGGTGGTAATATCCGAATTGCTGTGCAACCAAAAACGAACGGCAGTTATCTCGTTTGGTCTGCAAACACTTATTTTGGACAGGTGTTCACATATAATAGCGCAACAAATCAATTAACAGATTATTTGCCTACAGCCATTGGAGAGATTGCCGGATTGCCTGGAAAAGATTGCGTTGATGATGCCGGAAATTTTTGGGCTTTAAGAATGACCCAAAACGGTGATTGGGAGACGCTTGAATATCAACGCCCTGATGGAGTTTGGATTTATCCTTCGCCACCATATGCCAATGTTAGTTTTTATATTGAAGCATTTAAAGCTTATGGAAATGGTAAAGCAGTAATGGTTCTTGCTAGCGGAGAAACCTGGATGTTTGATGGACTGACATGGAATAATTTTGGAACATGGCGCCCGGGTGATTTTAGTCTTTCTATTGATGTAGATAACCAAGGCAATGTTTGGGTTTGTGGAATAGGTGGTGCGGCAAAACGTGATGCCGCTACTGGAAACTGGCAGCGTTATAGGATAACTAACACATCACAAATTGATTATTTTGTTGAAGATTTTTCACTCGATAGCGAAGGAAATGTTTGGCTTACTGGAAATGCAGGAACGGGAATTGGAGGATTTCAAAAATTTGACGGCGAAAGATGGGCTGGTTTTAATGATTTTACTTATGGGTTGGGTCATCCTTTTCCATATCCAGCAGATAATACCCAGGCTATTTATAGGAGACCATCAAATGGTTATGTAGTATTCAATCCTACATTCTCTGGCATTCATGCCTGGGACGGTACTAACTATTTTGCTTTAGAAGATTCAATGAGTGTCTCAAAAGGATTTGTTGAAGACTCACAAGGAAGATTGTGGAGTCTTGGTGAATATTTTAACGTAAGATACTATGATGAAAATATCCCCGATTGGATTTATGTTCCTTTGGTAGGCTGGGGTAGCAAAATTAAAAAGGACCTCACATTAGATGGAACAATCTGGGCATCCACTGACTTTGAACTCTTACATACTGATGGGAGTTCTTCGTTCTCATACACAATTGACGATTTCACGGAAGCAGCAGGATCATTTACAGGCTTAGCACTTGAAGGCAACGGCATCGTCTGGATCGGGGCGTGGATGCAGTCCACAAGTAGTGGCAGCACACTTATTCGTCTTGATGCGAATTCCGGATCTTACACTATCTTTCAATACGATTTGGGCTGGCCGTTTCCTGGCGAGCATGTGCGTCCCTTGGCGGTTACTCCTGATGGACGACTTTGGATGCAGTATGACAGTGAGTATCCATCCAACGATAACGGTTTATGCTGGTACGACGGCGTAAATGTTGGTATGTTTCCATCGCCACCAGGTAACGAACCCCAGTATGGAGGCTTGCCTAGCAGCACTATCAAAGATCTTAAAGTACGAGAAATACCAGGTGGATATGAACTATGGATGAGTTGTCTTGGAAGAGGAATGGCGGTATTAACTGTAACTGGTACTGTTGTTCCTGTCGAGCTTGTTTCATTTGCAGCAAATAACAATGGAAACACCGTAAACCTAAATTGGTCAACTGCTACTGAAACTAATAATTCAGGATTTGAAATTGAACGCTCTCTCATTTCGAACGAAGTGAGAAATACGAATTGGAAAAAAGTTGGATTTGTTAATGGCAATGGAACAACAACAGAAACCCAATCGTATACTTTTATGGATGAAAATCTTGCAAGTGGAAAATATTTATACAGGTTAAAGCAACTAGATTTTAATGGTACATTTGAATACTCAAACGAAGTTGAAGTAGTAGTAAACATTCCCGATAAGTTTGAACTTTCACAAAATTATCCAAATCCTTTTAACCCAACTACAAAAATCCAATTCAACATCCCTACCGCGGGAAATGTAAAATTGATAGTGTATAATTTGCTCGGACAGAATATAAAAACGCTTGTAAGCGAATTTAAAGAATCAGGCACTCACTCGGTTAATTTTGATGCACCTGAATTAACAAGTGGTGTGTACATATATAAACTAGAATCTGGCGGATTTACTCAAACCCGTAAAATGATTTTGCTTAAATAA
- a CDS encoding T9SS type A sorting domain-containing protein has product MDENLASGKYLYRLKQIDFDGLFEYSNNVEVVVAVPDRFELSQNYPNPFNPSTKIKYTIHDVTLSPDKNGINSVEGSRVILKVYDILGTEVITLVNENKPAGNYEVTFDARTLSSGTYFYKLQAGSFVATKKLLLLK; this is encoded by the coding sequence ATGGATGAAAATCTTGCAAGTGGAAAATATTTATACAGATTAAAGCAGATAGATTTTGACGGATTGTTTGAATATTCAAACAATGTTGAAGTGGTGGTAGCAGTTCCAGATAGATTTGAACTTTCACAAAACTATCCAAATCCATTTAATCCAAGTACAAAAATAAAATATACAATCCACGATGTCACCCTGAGTCCCGATAAAAACGGGATAAACTCCGTCGAAGGGTCTCGAGTGATACTTAAAGTTTATGATATTCTAGGCACTGAAGTAATAACATTGGTTAACGAAAACAAACCCGCAGGAAATTATGAAGTAACATTTGATGCCAGGACTTTATCGAGCGGAACATACTTTTATAAATTGCAAGCGGGTAGTTTTGTTGCTACAAAGAAATTGTTATTATTAAAATAA
- a CDS encoding carbohydrate ABC transporter permease, with product MIKKVLLYSFLIITSILTLIPFIWMLSASFMFDGKASVFPPIFLPDPFTVTQYQILFERLSVWRNFFNSLFLSSIVTVLYITFTSMAGYAFAKYRFTGKKVLFNLLLSSMIIPSQVTMLPLFLMLKSMGFINTYMAIIIPGLANIFGIFLIRQYCISIPDSLIEAARMDGATDFQIYRKVILPVAIPILVTLAIFSFLGTWNDFLWPLIALTDESMYTLPVALANLMLEHTKDPELMMAGSVVTIIPVIIVFLALQKYYIKGIMMGSVKE from the coding sequence ATGATCAAAAAAGTATTACTATATAGTTTTCTAATTATTACTTCTATACTTACGCTTATTCCATTTATTTGGATGCTTAGTGCATCATTTATGTTCGATGGAAAGGCAAGTGTTTTCCCTCCAATATTTTTGCCTGATCCCTTTACTGTAACACAATATCAAATTCTTTTTGAAAGACTAAGTGTTTGGAGAAACTTTTTTAATAGTTTATTTCTCTCTTCAATAGTTACTGTACTTTATATAACTTTTACTTCAATGGCTGGATATGCTTTCGCTAAATACAGATTTACAGGAAAAAAAGTTTTATTTAATCTTTTGCTGAGTTCGATGATAATCCCAAGCCAGGTTACAATGCTGCCATTATTTCTAATGCTAAAATCCATGGGATTTATTAATACTTATATGGCGATTATAATACCTGGTTTAGCAAATATTTTTGGAATCTTTTTGATTAGACAATATTGTATTTCGATTCCTGATAGCTTAATTGAAGCCGCAAGAATGGATGGGGCAACAGACTTTCAGATTTATAGAAAAGTGATACTGCCAGTTGCTATACCAATACTTGTAACACTTGCTATATTTTCATTTCTTGGTACGTGGAACGATTTCCTGTGGCCGCTAATAGCCTTAACAGACGAATCAATGTACACATTACCAGTTGCGCTTGCCAATTTAATGCTTGAACACACCAAAGATCCTGAGTTAATGATGGCGGGTTCAGTTGTAACTATAATTCCAGTAATAATAGTTTTTCTTGCACTTCAAAAGTATTATATAAAAGGGATCATGATGGGAAGCGTAAAAGAATAA
- a CDS encoding T9SS type A sorting domain-containing protein, with translation MKNLVLFLFVPFLLISITMAQTMDYSWRYYNTGNTGIQGDYVEGIWIDHDGDPYIAAYTPGWEEGGFAKYIQSENKWINYSNIDYPVIGDINDVGSSRISDIEEDANGTLWMATWRGILKFNPAVGGSSLEFFSANNSLHPGGRTSDIAIAPDGSIWASVISVVWGGGGLVNYNPATNQWRYWYYGSNANNWPSLIGYCEHVSIQEKTVGGYVVWVDGEGWNTMITFDSDTQLFTLLPQNGDPGEVVSFSGNDNLDDSNNLWATRQSSTPSVFSLDYRTPAGTWISPVQPPVSLALDVWAFKAYGNGNALLIDGNSNVWQFNGTNWQNLGIWREGGFSYGVDIDANGNIWVTGIGGAAKRDAVTGQWQRHRITNSSQIDYWVNDISIDDQGNVWMTGNAGTGMGGFQKFDGTRWIGFNESTYGLGNPFPFPTDNSEAIYYRPSNGAVIVNPMFNSLHSWNGSNYSSLNYSLSRSQGLVEDSQNRLWSLGEYYNLSYYNDVGNNWTDVPFIGISTNIKKDPQRAGTIWACSFYQVLRTDGSYNFSKVADDFSELNPQSDVLTTVVPIQDGFAWVGTNQGLAKVNANNGTYQFYSPSNSQIPGENVSPLAVTPDGRLWFANFQSTTTSTYGLCWFDGTAFGIIPQQQIGGLPHAQIYDLEVKNIQNGYELWISCASRGIAVLTVTGSVVPVELVSFSASTNENNVNLNWSTSTETNNSGFSIERKQVYSQQSSIGTGEWTELAFINGNGTTTETQSYSFVDNNLSSGKYLYRLKQIDFDGTFEYSNEIEVIVTIPEKFELSQNYPNPFNPSTKIKYQIVTSNPVSLKIYDVLGNEVATLVNEVQPSGNYEVTFDAASLSSGTYFYKLQTGSLVETKKMLLLK, from the coding sequence GTGAAAAACCTAGTACTGTTTTTATTCGTCCCCTTTTTATTAATTTCAATTACAATGGCTCAAACTATGGACTATTCCTGGCGATATTACAATACGGGTAATACCGGAATACAAGGTGATTACGTTGAAGGAATCTGGATTGATCATGATGGAGACCCATACATCGCAGCTTACACACCCGGTTGGGAAGAAGGCGGTTTTGCAAAATATATTCAATCAGAAAACAAATGGATAAATTATTCAAATATTGATTACCCGGTAATCGGAGATATAAATGATGTCGGCTCATCCCGAATCAGTGATATTGAAGAAGATGCGAACGGAACATTATGGATGGCAACCTGGCGCGGTATATTAAAATTTAATCCTGCTGTTGGCGGAAGTTCCTTAGAATTTTTTAGTGCTAACAATTCACTTCATCCGGGCGGTAGAACATCAGATATAGCAATTGCACCTGATGGCTCTATCTGGGCTTCTGTTATTTCTGTTGTTTGGGGTGGCGGCGGACTTGTTAATTATAATCCGGCTACAAACCAATGGCGTTATTGGTATTATGGATCCAACGCTAACAACTGGCCCAGCTTAATTGGATATTGTGAACACGTAAGCATACAGGAAAAGACCGTGGGCGGTTATGTTGTTTGGGTTGATGGTGAAGGCTGGAACACAATGATAACCTTCGATAGTGACACACAATTGTTTACTCTTCTTCCGCAGAATGGTGATCCGGGTGAAGTTGTTTCATTTTCTGGTAATGATAATTTAGATGACTCAAACAATTTATGGGCAACAAGACAGTCTTCTACTCCAAGTGTTTTTTCACTTGATTATAGAACTCCTGCGGGTACCTGGATATCTCCTGTACAACCTCCTGTATCACTTGCACTTGATGTTTGGGCTTTTAAAGCTTACGGAAATGGTAATGCACTTTTAATTGATGGGAACAGCAACGTTTGGCAATTCAATGGAACGAATTGGCAGAATCTAGGAATTTGGAGAGAAGGCGGATTTTCTTATGGTGTTGATATAGATGCAAATGGAAATATTTGGGTAACAGGTATTGGTGGTGCAGCAAAACGTGATGCAGTTACTGGACAGTGGCAAAGACATAGAATTACTAATTCATCACAGATTGATTATTGGGTGAATGATATTTCTATTGACGATCAGGGAAATGTCTGGATGACCGGCAATGCAGGAACAGGTATGGGTGGCTTTCAAAAATTTGATGGAACAAGATGGATAGGATTTAACGAATCCACTTATGGTTTAGGAAATCCTTTTCCATTTCCAACTGATAACTCTGAAGCAATTTATTACAGACCTTCAAATGGAGCAGTGATTGTTAATCCAATGTTTAATTCATTACATAGCTGGAATGGTAGTAATTATTCTTCATTAAATTATTCTTTGTCGAGATCGCAAGGGCTTGTTGAAGATTCACAAAACAGGTTGTGGAGTCTTGGTGAATACTATAATCTTTCATACTATAATGATGTGGGAAACAACTGGACAGATGTTCCATTTATAGGCATTAGTACAAACATTAAAAAAGATCCTCAAAGAGCAGGAACAATTTGGGCTTGTTCTTTCTACCAGGTTTTAAGAACAGACGGCTCGTATAATTTTTCTAAAGTTGCCGATGATTTTTCCGAACTTAATCCTCAAAGTGATGTTCTGACTACTGTTGTTCCTATACAAGATGGCTTTGCATGGGTTGGTACCAATCAGGGACTTGCAAAGGTAAATGCCAACAACGGCACATATCAATTTTATTCTCCATCCAATTCACAAATACCAGGTGAGAATGTTTCACCCTTAGCCGTTACTCCCGATGGAAGACTATGGTTTGCAAATTTTCAAAGTACAACCACCTCAACCTATGGTTTGTGCTGGTTTGATGGAACCGCCTTTGGAATTATTCCTCAGCAGCAAATCGGTGGTTTACCACACGCTCAAATCTATGATCTTGAAGTAAAAAATATTCAAAACGGTTATGAGTTGTGGATAAGCTGTGCAAGCAGAGGTATTGCCGTTCTCACAGTAACCGGTTCTGTTGTTCCTGTTGAACTTGTTTCTTTTTCTGCCAGTACGAACGAAAATAATGTAAACTTAAACTGGTCAACCTCAACGGAAACAAATAATTCAGGATTTAGTATAGAGAGAAAGCAAGTCTACAGCCAACAGTCCTCAATTGGCACCGGGGAATGGACTGAATTAGCATTTATAAATGGCAATGGAACAACAACTGAAACACAATCGTATTCATTTGTTGATAATAATTTATCATCAGGAAAATATCTTTATAGATTAAAACAAATAGATTTTGATGGAACATTTGAATATTCAAATGAAATAGAAGTGATCGTAACAATTCCAGAAAAATTTGAATTATCACAAAACTATCCTAATCCATTCAATCCAAGTACAAAGATTAAATATCAAATCGTAACAAGTAATCCTGTTAGTTTAAAAATATATGATGTTTTGGGAAATGAAGTTGCGACACTTGTAAACGAAGTACAACCTTCGGGTAATTATGAAGTGACATTTGATGCCGCTTCATTATCAAGCGGAACATACTTTTACAAACTACAAACAGGTTCATTAGTTGAAACTAAAAAAATGTTATTATTAAAATGA
- a CDS encoding cation transporter, which yields MILETTKNKPLTRFAWLSVAAAVLTIALKGIAYLLTGSVGLLSDALESIVNLAGALMALAMLTVAARPADEDHAYGHSKAEYFASGVEGMLILVAALGIAATAIPRLITPKPLEQVGLGMAVSVVASIINLFVSVVLSRAGKKYNSITLEADAQHLMTDVWTSAGVLLGVGAVSITGWGRLDPIIAILVAVNIVWSGIRIIRKSAFGLMDTALSVEEQNKIQKTLDHYTQSGVQYHALRSRQSGVRKFVSLHVLVPGEWTVHKSHQLLENIEADIRNLLPGVTVFTHLESLDDPASWDDMYLDRKDSASK from the coding sequence ATGATATTAGAAACTACTAAAAACAAACCACTTACTCGCTTTGCGTGGCTTTCAGTAGCTGCGGCTGTTCTTACTATTGCACTAAAAGGTATAGCTTATTTGTTGACCGGTTCGGTCGGGCTTCTTTCAGATGCATTAGAATCCATAGTCAATCTAGCTGGAGCACTTATGGCCTTAGCAATGCTAACGGTCGCCGCTCGCCCTGCCGATGAGGATCATGCTTACGGACATAGTAAAGCAGAATACTTTGCAAGTGGTGTCGAAGGTATGTTGATACTCGTTGCTGCATTAGGTATAGCAGCTACTGCTATCCCCCGACTTATTACTCCGAAACCTCTTGAACAAGTCGGATTAGGAATGGCGGTTTCAGTAGTGGCCTCAATTATAAATTTGTTTGTTTCGGTTGTCCTTTCAAGAGCTGGCAAAAAATATAATTCCATAACACTTGAGGCTGATGCTCAGCATTTAATGACAGACGTTTGGACATCTGCTGGAGTTCTTTTGGGAGTTGGTGCTGTATCAATCACAGGATGGGGAAGGCTTGATCCTATCATCGCAATCCTGGTAGCAGTAAATATTGTGTGGTCCGGTATTCGTATTATACGCAAATCCGCGTTTGGCTTAATGGATACAGCTTTGTCTGTTGAGGAACAAAATAAAATACAAAAAACATTAGATCATTATACACAAAGTGGAGTGCAGTATCATGCACTCCGCAGTCGTCAATCTGGGGTTCGAAAGTTTGTATCACTGCACGTTTTAGTTCCCGGGGAATGGACTGTCCACAAAAGTCATCAATTATTAGAAAATATTGAAGCAGATATTCGGAATCTTTTACCAGGAGTCACAGTATTTACTCATTTAGAATCATTGGACGATCCCGCATCTTGGGATGATATGTATCTGGACCGCAAAGATAGTGCATCAAAATAA